From one Lotus japonicus ecotype B-129 chromosome 3, LjGifu_v1.2 genomic stretch:
- the LOC130748360 gene encoding glycosyltransferase BC10 has translation MFSSPYLLTFSLLLSLPILFFLAPRILPPHPHSLPIPPSDELDDVNLFNRATSSSSHPSSSSTTNPSKFFHLSSKKKPTLKIAFLFLTNTDLHFFPLWELFFKDQPTNLFNIYVHADPSSNVTRPENPLFKFIPSKRTYRASPTLISATRRLLATAILDDPANTYFAVLSQYCIPLHSFSYIYHSLFVSPTFDLTDPESTHFGVRLRYKSFVEIISNGPELWKRYVARGRYAMMPEVPFNRFRVGSQFFTLTRKHALVVVKDRTLWRKFKVPCYRDDECYPEEHYFPTLLSMADPDGCTKYTLTSVNWTGTVNGHPHTYRPAEVKPELIQELRPSKHSESYLFARKFTPDCLEPLMNIAKSVIFKD, from the coding sequence ATGTTCTCCTCCCCCTACCTCCTCACTTTCTCCCTCCTCCTCTCTCTCCCCATCCTCTTCTTCCTCGCCCCTCGCATCCTCCCTCCTCACCCTCACTCCCTCCCCATTCCCCCCTCCGATGAACTCGACGACGTTAACCTCTTCAACCGcgccacctcctcctcctcccacccttcctcttcctccaccaccaaccctTCCAAATTCTTCCATCTCTCTTCCAAGAAGAAACCCACCCTCAAAATCGCCTTCCTCTTCCTCACCAACACCGATCTCCATTTCTTCCCCTTATGGGAGCTTTTCTTCAAGGATCAACCCACCAATCTCTTCAATATCTACGTCCATGCCGACCCTTCATCCAACGTCACGCGCCCTGAAAACCCCCTTTTCAAATTCATCCCTTCAAAACGAACCTACCGTGCCTCACCCACTCTCATCTCCGCCACGCGCCGCCTACTCGCCACCGCGATCCTCGACGACCCGGCGAACACCTACTTCGCTGTTCTCTCACAATACTGCATCCCTCTGCACTCGTTTTCCTACATCTACCATTCTCTCTTCGTCTCACCCACCTTCGATTTGACCGATCCGGAGTCGACCCACTTCGGGGTTCGCCTCAGGTATAAGAGCTTCGTTGAGATCATCTCCAATGGGCCGGAGCTATGGAAGCGTTACGTTGCCAGGGGTCGCTATGCGATGATGCCGGAGGTGCCATTCAACAGGTTCCGCGTTGGATCGCAATTCTTCACGCTCACGAGGAAGCATGCTTTGGTTGTTGTGAAGGATAGGACGCTGTGGAGGAAATTCAAGGTGCCATGTTACCGTGATGATGAGTGTTACCCTGAGGAGCATTATTTTCCCACGTTGTTGTCAATGGCGGATCCTGATGGATGCACCAAGTACACGCTTACTAGTGTCAATTGGACCGGGACTGTCAATGGCCACCCTCATACCTATCGACCGGCCGAGGTGAAGCCGGAGTTGATACAAGAGTTGCGGCCGTCGAAACACTCGGAGTCTTATTTGTTTGCTAGGAAATTCACCCCAGATTGCTTGGAGCCCTTGATGAACATTGCTAAATCTGTCATTttcaaggattga
- the LOC130748524 gene encoding 60S ribosomal protein L5-like — protein sequence MVFVKSQKSRAYFKRYQVKFKRRREGKTDYRARIRLINQDKNKYSTPKYRFVVRFTNKDITAQIVSATIAGDIVLASAYAHELPRYGLEIGLTNYAAAYCTGLLLARRTLQKLEMDEEYEGNVEATGEDFSVEPAETRRPFRALLDVGLIKTTTGNRVFGALKGALDGGLDIPHSEKRFAGFDKEKKELDAEVHRKYIFGGHVASYMKTLTEDEPEKYQSHFSEYIKRGIEADGLEELYKKVHAAIRADPSTKKSGKPEPKEHKRYNLKKLTYDERKNKLIARLQALNSAAGEADDDDEDDE from the exons ATG GTGTTCGTGAAGTCCCAGAAATCTAGGGCCTACTTCAAGAGATACCAAGTTAAGTTCAAGAGAAGAAGAG AGGGCAAGACCGATTACCGTGCCCGGATCCGGTTGATTAACCAGGACAAGAACAAATACAGTACCCCAAAGTACCGTTTTGTTGTTCGATTT ACAAACAAGGATATCACTGCACAAATTGTGTCTGCTACCATTGCTGGTGATATTGTTCTTGCTTCGGCATATGCTCATGAGCTTCCCCGCTATGGTCTTGAAATAGGCCTTACAAACTATGCTGCAG CTTATTGCACTGGACTCCTGTTGGCCCGTCGAACCCTTCAAAAGCTTGAGATGGATGAGGAGTATGAGGGGAATGTTGAG GCTACTGGTGAGGATTTTTCAGTGGAGCCTGCTGAGACTAGGAGGCCATTCCGTGCTCTCCTTGATGTTGGTCTTATTAAGACCACAACAGGCAACCGTGTCTTTGGTGCCCTTAAG GGAGCTTTGGATGGTGGTTTGGATATTCCTCACAGTGAGAAGAGGTTTGCTGGTTTTGATAAGGAGAAGAAAGAGCTCGATGCTGAGGTTCACCGCAAATATATCTTTGGTGGACATGTTGCTTCCTACATGAAG ACTTTGACTGAGGATGAACCAGAGAAGTACCAATCTCACTTTAGTGAGTATATCAAGCGAGGAATAGAGGCTGATGGACTTGAGGAACTCTACAAGAAGGTTCATGCCGCCATTCGTGCAGATCCCAGCACAAAGAAATCTGGGAAGCCAGAACCAAAGGAACACAAGCG GTACAACCTGAAGAAGCTTACCTATGATGAGAGAAAGAACAAGTTGATTGCTCGCTTGCAAGCTCTCAACTCTGCGGCTGGAGAAGCtgacgatgatgatgaggacGATGAGTGA
- the LOC130748362 gene encoding dnaJ protein homolog ANJ1 yields the protein MFGRAPKKSDSTRYYEILGVPKNASQDDLKKAYKKAAIKNHPDKGGDPEKFKELAQAYEVLSDPEKREIYDQYGEDALKEGMGGGGGGHDPFDIFQSFFGGGGGPFSGGSSRGRRQRRGEDVVHPLKVSLEDLYSGTAKKLSLSRNVLCSKCNGKGSKSGASMKCAGCQGTGMKVSIRHLGPSMIQQMQHPCNECKGTGETINDRDRCPQCKGEKVVQEKKVLEVIVEKGMQNGQKITFPGEADEAPDTVTGDIVFVLQQKEHPKFKRKSEDLFVEHTLSLTEALCGFQFVLTHLDGRQLLIKSNPGEVVKPDSYKAINDEGMPVYQRPFMKGKLYIHFTVEFPESLSAEQVKALEAVLPPKPSSQLTDMELDECEETTLHDVNIEEETRRRQQAQQEAYDEDDDMHGGGAQRVQCAQQ from the exons ATGTTTGGAAGGGCACCGAAGAAAAGTGATAGCACTAGGTACTATGAGATCCTCGGTGTTCCGAAGAATGCTTCTCAGGATGATTTGAAGAAGGCGTATAAGAAAGCTGCCATCAAGAATCACCCTGATAAGGGCGGTGATCCTGAAAAG tTTAAGGAGCTGGCGCAAGCTTATGAGGTTTTGAGTGACCCTGAGAAGCGTGAGATATATGATCAGTATGGTGAAGATGCGCTTAAGGAAGGaatgggtggtggtggcggtggccaTGACCCATTCGATATTTTCCAGTCATTCTTTGGTGGAGGCGGAGGCCCATTCTCCG GTGGTAGCAGTAGAGGACGGAGGCAGAGACGGGGAGAAGACGTGGTTCACCCTCTGAAGGTCTCTTTGGAGGACCTTTACAGTGGAACTGCTAAGAAGCTTTCACTCTCAAGGAATGTGTTGTGCTCCAAGTGCAATGG GAAAGGATCAAAGTCTGGGGCTTCCATGAAGTGTGCTGGTTGCCAGGGTACTGGTATGAAGGTGTCCATTAGGCACCTGGGTCCATCTATGATTCAGCAAATGCAACATCCTTGCAATGAATGTAAGGGAACTGGAGAGACAATCAATGACAGAGATCGATGCCCACAGTGCAAGGGAGAGAAGGTTGTCCAAGAGAAGAAAGTGCTTGAAGTTATTGTGGAGAAGGGAATGCAGAATGGACAGAAGATTACATTCCCTGGTGAAGCTGATGAAGCG CCGGATACCGTCACTGGGGATATTGTCTTTGTCCTACAACAGAAGGAACATCCCAAGTTCAAAAGAAAGTCTGAAGATCTTTTTGTTGAGCACACTTTGTCCCTAACTGAGGCTCTATGTGGCTTCCAGTTTGTGCTTACTCACTTGGATGGAAGGCAACTCCTTATCAAATCAAACCCTGGGGAAGTTGTTAAGCCTG ATTCATACAAGGCTATTAACGATGAGGGGATGCCGGTGTATCAGAGGCCTTTCATGAAGGGAAAACTTTACATTCACTTCACTGTGGAGTTCCCTGAATCTCTGAGTGCTGAGCAGGTTAAGGCTCTAGAGGCTGTTCTGCCACCAAAGCCTTCATCACAGTTGACAGACATGGAGCTGGACGAGTGTGAAGAGACCACACTTCATGATGTCAACATAGAAGAAGAGACAAGGAGGAGACAGCAAGCTCAGCAGGAGGCgtatgatgaggatgatgacaTGCACGGTGGTGGTGCTCAAAGAGTACAGTGCGCCCAGCAGTGA
- the LOC130748363 gene encoding probable receptor-like protein kinase At1g49730: MDPFLRKLRRHLLRWLHRSRRSGSVFFVRRISYNDVRSATDGFRRVVFSNSEVSAYAANFGEGGGGVCLVKELKDFDQRNGDSFHQQVQFLGRLHHRHLLSLKGFSVGRNRKRLLIFDNIENGSLKEHLNDPLKTPLSWRTRLQIANGVVAALKYLFLFSDPPVCHVSISSGNIMLDENFTAKLSDFGLLTSGGNSVMIPKSEDSMGQKSCKIIFQLGVLILELVTGQSSEMEGSDLVEWIQESRFYSSIDKMIDPDLGNSYDCTELKSLLAVAKLCIKSWDKPSFTIPQFFGYLQNKIDIPHN, translated from the exons atggaTCCCTTCCTCCGCAAGCTCCGCCGCCACCTCCTCCGTTGGCTCCACCGATCTCGCCGCTCCG GATCGGTGTTCTTTGTGAGGAGAATTTCGTACAACGATGTTCGAAGCGCAACCGATGGTTTCCGCAGAGTGGTTTTCAGCAATTCTGAAGTTTCTGCATATGCGGCCAATTTtggagagggtggtggtggtgtttgcTTGGTGAAAGAATTGAAAGATTTTGATCAACGAAATGGTGACAGTTTTCACCAACAAGTGCAGTTCTTGGGGCGCTTGCATCATCGCCACCTTCTCTCGCTCAAAGGCTTTTCTGTTGGACGCAATCGCAAGAG ACTGCTCATATTTGACAACATAGAAAATGGAAGCTTAAAGGAGCATCTAAATG ACCCTTTGAAGACTCCCTTGAGTTGGAGGACAAGGTTGCAGATAGCTAATGGTGTTGTGGCCGCACTG AAATACTTGTTTCTTTTCAGTGATCCACCAGTATGTCATGTCTCTATCAGCTCAGGCAATATTATGTTGGACGAAAACTTCACTGCTAAG CTATCTGACTTTGGCCTTCTTACATCTGGTGGAAATTCTGTCATGATCCCAAAATCAGAAG ATTCCATGGGGCAGAAAAGTTGCAAGATTATATTCCAACTTGGAGTGCTCATACTGGAATTGGTAACAGGTCAGTCTTCAGAGATGGAAGGTTCTGATTTAGTTGAATGGATCCAAGAGTCCCGATTTTACAGTTCGATAGATAAGATGATAGACCCTGATCTTGGGAACAGTTATGACTGTACTGAGCTTAAAAGTCTTCTAGCGGTCGCAAAATTATGTATCAAATCATGGGACAAGCCTTCATTTACAATTCCTCAGTTTTTTGGGTATCTCCAAAACAAGATTGATATTCCCCATAACTAG
- the LOC130743836 gene encoding altered inheritance of mitochondria protein 44-like, with translation MTRLSDDDILRFRREQQAAREKRNPAKTLLDADASHSGTESNRPQKKKRKNETPESAKGKDSSQPSMEKFMVKGNPQHMTHKAGSSSAPPPSWKSLLKEFEELTSEEVTSLWDSKIDFNSLVETNLVFEADREKVKKIGLKEACQAIMTKGLEIVAISKMIDLETADFDGINSAKQLEEKEREILKMKATMKLLDSANKVNEKKAADLALENERLKKHAEDLNITQKAKEEELVKSKAEITHLNSSNAELKNENSKLHSEVSELKNSVLDQFEAGFAKAKEQILFLNPQVSINFAGSDPYARIVDGKLISPDTGDEEDEGEEDKNEEDENVNDKEDEGENH, from the coding sequence ATGACTCGCCTCTCTGATGATGATATCCTCCGTTTCCGTCGAGAACAACAGGCTGCAAGGGAAAAAAGAAACCCAGCGAAGACTCTGTTAGATGCCGATGCTAGTCATTCAGGCACCGAATCGAATCGCcctcaaaagaagaagagaaagaatgaaacACCTGAATCGGCGAAAGGAAAAGACTCTTCTCAGCCCTCAATGGAaaaatttatggtgaagggtaatCCTCAACATATGACACACAAAGCTGGGTCTTCAAGTGCTCCGCCCCCTTCATGGAAAAGCCTGCTGAAAGAATTTGAAGAACTCACTTCTGAAGAAGTGACCTCGCTATGGgactccaaaattgattttaattcgCTGGTGGAAACAAATTTGGTGTTTGAGGCGGATCGGGAAAAGGTTAAGAAGATCGGATTAAAGGAAGCTTGTCAAGCCATCATGACGAAAGGACTTGAAATTGTGGCGATTTCCAAGATGATTGACCTGGAGACCGCTGACTTTGATGGGATTAATTCCGCCAAACagttagaagagaaagaaagagagatccTGAAGATGAAAGCTACTATGAAATTGTTGGATTCTGCCAACAAAGTGAATGAGAAGAAAGCCGCAGATTTAGCCCTAGAAAATGAACGCTTAAAGAAGCATGCTGAAGACTTAAACATCACTCAGAAAGCTAAAGAGGAAGAACTTGTGAAATCCAAAGCGGAAATCACTCATCTCAATTCCTCCAATgctgaattgaaaaatgaaaattctaaATTGCATTCAGAAGTTTCTGAACTGAAGAATTCTGTCCTTGATCAATTTGAAGCCGGATTTGCAAAAGCCAAAGAACAGATTCTTTTCCTAAATCCTCAAGTTTCCATCAACTTTGCCGGTTCCGATCCTTATGCTAGGATTGTCGATGGCAAGTTGATCAGCCCTGACACTGGTGATGAGGAagacgaaggagaagaagataaaaatgaagaagatgaaaatgtcAACGACAAAGAAGACGAAGGGGAAAACCATTAG